A DNA window from Thalassospiraceae bacterium LMO-JJ14 contains the following coding sequences:
- a CDS encoding universal stress protein — translation MAVKDILVHLNGADSGQAVVEAAVGLAERHQARLVGLFAGVPYDMPTYVIAQLPAEVITAHQSHVEESAKNTADMFEKICEANGISHDYREGDWREPVDETVCMHARYADMVMIAQPASDSAVAHAREVADRIVLGSGAPVIIIPPASPKASIGDRVVVGWDGSAHAARAIRDALPILETASSVKVLAVDPKPGRYGLGDLPGADLAAFLATHGVTAEADHRKSVGGDIGATLLNEAADYGADLIVSGGYGHSRLGELLLGGVTDTLMEQATVAVLMSH, via the coding sequence ATGGCGGTAAAGGATATTCTTGTACATTTAAACGGGGCCGATAGTGGCCAAGCGGTCGTTGAGGCTGCGGTCGGCTTGGCTGAACGTCATCAGGCAAGGCTTGTCGGCTTGTTTGCCGGGGTCCCATATGACATGCCGACATATGTCATCGCCCAACTTCCCGCAGAAGTAATTACGGCGCATCAGTCGCATGTCGAGGAAAGTGCAAAGAATACAGCGGACATGTTTGAGAAAATATGTGAAGCGAATGGCATCTCCCACGATTATCGCGAAGGTGACTGGCGCGAACCGGTCGATGAAACCGTCTGCATGCATGCGCGTTATGCCGATATGGTGATGATCGCACAGCCCGCGAGTGATAGCGCGGTCGCGCATGCCCGTGAAGTTGCTGACAGGATTGTTCTCGGCTCTGGCGCCCCGGTTATTATTATTCCGCCTGCTTCTCCAAAAGCCAGCATTGGTGATCGTGTCGTTGTTGGTTGGGACGGTAGCGCTCATGCTGCACGTGCCATTCGCGATGCTTTGCCGATCCTGGAAACCGCTTCATCTGTGAAGGTGCTTGCCGTAGATCCGAAACCGGGCCGTTACGGCCTGGGCGATCTTCCTGGTGCGGATCTTGCGGCGTTCTTGGCAACCCATGGCGTCACTGCCGAGGCAGACCACCGTAAATCGGTCGGTGGCGACATTGGTGCCACGTTGCTGAACGAAGCGGCGGACTATGGCGCCGACCTGATCGTGTCGGGTGGTTACGGTCATTCGCGGCTGGGTGAACTGTTGCTGGGCGGCGTGACGGATACGCTGATGGAACAGGCAACCGTCGCGGTGCTTATGTCGCACTAA
- a CDS encoding aspartate aminotransferase family protein: protein MTAIGNSAQARDIAYHVHGYTNLKAHEEKGPLVINRGAGIRVFDDSGKSYIEGLSGLWCVSLGFGEQRLIDAATEAMGRLAYYHGFNHRSADVVIDLAEKLVSIAPGRLSKVLFANSGSEATDLAVKLIWYYHNAIGKPEKKKIISRLRGYHGVTVASASLTGLPHLHGDFDLPIDRILHTTAPHYYREGKDGESEEEFATRCAEDLEKMILDEGPDTVAAMFCEPVMGAGGVIIPPKTYYEKIQKVLKKYDVLLVADEVINGFGRTGNMWGTETFNLDPDFLSCAKQLSSAYLPISALMISDKVYQALVSQSEKLGIFGHGSTYGGHPVAAAVALETLKIYEERDIVGHVRSVMGHFQDRIAKLGEHPLVGNARACGLMGALEVMKDKASKTPFEASDKVGPAVEARCLENGLIVRAIGDNLAFCPPLITTDEEIDEIFDIAAKSLDETEAWVVEQGLRDA, encoded by the coding sequence ATGACCGCCATCGGCAATTCCGCGCAAGCCCGTGATATCGCCTATCACGTACACGGCTATACCAATCTTAAGGCACACGAGGAAAAAGGTCCCTTGGTGATCAATCGTGGTGCCGGTATTCGTGTTTTCGACGATAGCGGCAAAAGCTATATCGAAGGGCTTTCCGGACTTTGGTGCGTCAGCCTCGGTTTCGGCGAGCAACGCCTGATTGACGCCGCGACCGAAGCCATGGGCCGGCTTGCCTATTATCACGGCTTCAATCACCGTTCTGCGGACGTGGTCATCGATCTGGCTGAAAAGCTTGTTTCGATCGCCCCCGGGCGCTTGTCCAAGGTATTGTTCGCCAACTCAGGTTCGGAAGCGACCGATCTCGCCGTGAAACTGATCTGGTATTATCACAACGCCATCGGCAAACCGGAAAAGAAAAAGATCATTTCACGCCTGCGCGGCTATCACGGTGTCACTGTGGCCTCGGCCAGCCTGACGGGGCTCCCGCATCTGCACGGCGATTTCGATCTGCCGATCGACCGCATCCTGCACACAACCGCGCCGCACTATTACCGCGAAGGCAAGGATGGTGAAAGCGAGGAGGAATTCGCCACCCGCTGTGCCGAGGACCTGGAAAAAATGATCCTCGACGAAGGTCCCGATACCGTCGCCGCGATGTTCTGCGAGCCTGTCATGGGTGCCGGCGGAGTCATTATTCCGCCGAAGACCTACTATGAAAAAATCCAGAAGGTTCTGAAGAAGTATGACGTACTGCTGGTTGCCGACGAAGTCATCAACGGTTTCGGACGCACCGGCAACATGTGGGGAACGGAAACTTTCAACCTCGATCCTGATTTCCTGTCCTGCGCAAAGCAGTTGTCGTCCGCTTATCTGCCGATCTCGGCGCTGATGATCTCCGACAAGGTTTATCAGGCACTGGTCAGTCAGAGTGAGAAGCTCGGCATCTTCGGGCACGGATCGACCTACGGCGGGCATCCTGTTGCCGCTGCAGTGGCGCTGGAAACCCTGAAGATCTACGAAGAACGCGACATTGTCGGGCATGTCCGGTCCGTCATGGGCCATTTTCAGGATCGAATCGCCAAATTGGGCGAGCACCCGCTTGTCGGGAACGCGCGCGCTTGCGGTTTGATGGGGGCCCTCGAAGTGATGAAGGACAAGGCATCGAAAACACCGTTCGAGGCTTCCGACAAGGTCGGGCCGGCAGTTGAAGCCCGATGCCTTGAAAACGGGTTGATCGTCCGCGCCATCGGCGACAATCTCGCCTTCTGCCCGCCACTCATCACGACGGATGAAGAAATAGACGAAATCTTTGATATTGCTGCAAAATCTCTCGATGAGACAGAAGCCTGGGTAGTCGAACAAGGCCTACGCGACGCATAA